The uncultured Trichococcus sp. DNA window GTGCTCCTAAGAAACCATATGGAGGAAGTCATGACCTATCTGGAGAAGCATCCGGATGCCATATATATCCTGGATGGTCAGAGCGTCATGATAGATGATTACCTGGAACTGGAGCCGAAAGCAGAAGAAAGACTGAGAAACCTAGTGGGCAAGGGGAGTCTTAGGGTCGGTCCTTGGTATACTCAGACAGATCTTCTTCTGGTCCATGGCGAGTCCATCTACAGGAACTTATACTATGGCATAAAAAGAGCCTCGGAGTTCGGCGAACCGATGAAGGTTGGTTATGCCCCGGATACCTTCGGCCACGCCAGCCAGATGCCTCAGATATATGATCAGTTCGGTATCGGATCAAGCTTCTTCTGGAGAGGTTTCAGTGAGCTGAAGGCTGAAAAATCAGACTTTCTTTGGGAGGGCATCGATGGCACGAAAATAGTAGGAGTGAATCTTGCTACGGGCTATCAGGGCGCCAAGTATCTGGAAGAGAATATAGATGAACTTGAAGCTAGAATGCATAAAATCATGCCGGTACTGGACAAGTACTCTGCAGGAGATGCCCGACTTATCATGAACGGCCATGACCAGATGCCTATCCAATCCAACATCGAAGCAGTTATGGAGAATATGCGGAAAATTTACCCGGAGGACAGCATTTCCATATCGGATTTTGAAAGCTATGTGGATTCGCTGGACAAGGACAGCCTAGAGGTGGTCAAAGGGGAACTCAGCCACAGCAGACATGCGAGAATACATAGGACCATCGGCTCTACGAGGATGGATATCAAGCTTCTGAACTCAGAAATAGAGTACAATCTCTATAATGTCCTTGAGCCGCTTGCGGTCATAGGAAGAGACGCGGGCATATCCTATCCGCATGGTGTTGTGGAAGCTATCTTGAAGCTCCTCTTTGGGGCCCATGCCCATGACAGTATCGGAGGGTGCAACTCGGACAAGGTCAATCAGGATATCAAGCAAAGGTTACTCTGTGCAAAGGAAATGATTGATACACAGATAGAGCTTCACTTGAGATTATTGACCATGGCGGACAGAATGAATAACAACACACTGGTCATTGTGAATCCCCTTCCGGAAAGAAGACAGAACGAATATGTCGAGATGGAAATGCTCACAAGGACCAAAGGCTTCAAGATACTGGATGAAGATGACAAGGAAGTGTCCTACACGTTGCTTTCTCAGGCTGAGGAAGATGCCGGCTTGATCGATAGACAAGTAGCTGCAAGACTTCTGGACATTAAGGTGTACAGAAGCAAGGTAATGGTTCGGGTGAATCAGATGGAAGGGCTAAGCGTCAGATACTTCAAATTCCTTGAAGTGGAACATATCCACGATACGTTGAGCGCAGCTGAAGGCAAGAGCATTGAGAATCGCTGGGGAAAACTTTATGTGGCAGACAACAGCATCAATTATGAAGATTATGCAACCGGGAAACTGCACAAAAATATTCTGTTCATAGAAAACAGCGGAGATGCGGGGGACAGTTACGACTACTCACCGCCGTTGAAAGATAGAATCATAAACAGTTCAACAGCAGGCATCATTCAGGTGGAAAAGAAATCCGGAGAAGGCATTCAGGAAATGAGCTTCACCTGGTCCATGGCCGTTCCAGCTGACCTTTCTCAAAGGGAAGAGGGGCCGGATGACGTTGAAGCAGTATTTACAGGAGCCTTCAGAATGTTCGATAATGATCCTAAGGTCCATGCCGAAATCAATCATGTGAACCTGGCGAAAGACAGCAGGTACAGATTGGTCATGAAGACAGGGATCGTGTCCGACGAGGTAGTGGTGGACGGCTATCTGTCCGAACAGAAGAAACTTGCCTATCTTGCAGAAGAACTCTCCGTATGGCAAGAGGAAAATTGGGTCGAGAAACCAGTGAGCATAGAAACCTGTCAGAGCTATGTGAGCTTGAAAGAAGAGAGCGCTGAGGCCGTACTTTATACCTATGGCTTGAAGGAATACGAGGTGCTGGAGGATGAAATCCACCTTACTCTCTCTAGAAGCTTCTCCCATCTTGGGAAGAGGGAATTGGTCAACAGACCTGGAAGACCCTCAGGCATAGAGATAGAGACGCCAGACAATGAACTTATGGGTAAACCATTTACCTTCAATGTCGCCTTCTCTTTCCACAAGACGGAATTGAACTTGGCCAAGGAAGCGAAGAAATACCTGAGTCCTATCATTGGATACCAGAGAAAAGAATTCAACCGATTCAATCTCAATGCACGGGAAGAACTTGTGATTTCCAGGGAGAATCTTACCTTGGAACTGGGACAGGCGGCCGTGTCAGCGGTGAAATTGACCGAAACGCAAAATGAAATCTTCCTGCGCATATTCAATCCGACAGCAGAAACGCTGGTCATCAAGCTTCCTGAAAAAACCTATAGAGCGGATGCCATGGAAAACAGCTTGGACTCCATGAGTACTGCAACTCTGAAACCGCAGGAGATACTTAACCTGATTGTTGCTAAAAAGTAACATCCATTCATTGATAAAGGAGTGAATAAGCATGTCAAATTTTAAGAAAAACTTCCAAAGTTTTGGTAAATCATTGCTTTTCCCGATCAGTCTGTTGTCTTTCATGGCAATTTTTCTGGGGCTGGCAGCAGCCCTTCAGAACCAAAATATCATCGCAACCCTGCCTTTTCTGGAGAATACCGGCTTGCAGACGGTCTTGGGTCTGATCAGAAAGCTTGCTGCACTTCCATTTGGACAGTTACCGTTGCTCTTTGCAATGTCGATTCCATTAGGGATGGTCAAAAGAGATAAGGGTGTGGCTGTCTACGCAGGGACAGTGGGATACATCGCCATGCTGATCGGTATGAGCTACGTGCTCTCGGTCCAAGGAAATACAGCCGACACAACTTCTGTAGCGTATCTGATGGAAACAGGTGGTCTGAGCCAAGTGGATGCCACTCTGCAAAACGCTTTGTTCACAAACGTTCTGGGAATTTTTGTCTACAACACCAATGTGATTGGCGGTATCATCGCCGGACTGATGGCTGTGTATCTGCACAATAAGTACCGTGAGACTGAACTTCATGCATCATTGACCTTCTTCAGTGGCCAGAGATTCGTACCGATTGTCACAGCGCTTGTCATGGTAGTGATAGGAATCCTTTTGACTTTCGTGTGGCCGTTGGTGAACAACGTCATCATCATGATGGGCAAACTCATCAGTGAGAGCGGACTCTTTGGGGTATTCCTCTACGGTTTCACAGAGAAAATCATCAATCCTACAGGGCTTCACCATATCTTAAACCAAACCTTCCGATTCACAGCACTTGGTGGGGTTGAGACTATTGACGGACAAACTTTGGTGGGAGCACTTCAGATATACCTTTATCAGCTGGACAATCAATTGGAATTTTCAAAAAATGCCACAGCGTTCTTGGCACAAGGTAAGATTCTGCACATGGTATTCGGTATGCCTGCTGTGGTTTTGGCCATGTACCGTACGGCGCTTCCTGAGAAGCGGGATAAAGTACTCAAGTTCTTCTTGGCTGGTGTCACTGCGTCGATTCTTACAGGTATCACAGAACCGATCGAGTTCACCTTCATCTTCATCTCACCTATCCTCTGGGTTGTCAATGCCATCTTTGCAGGCCTGGCATTCCTTGTTCCGGCGATGTTTGGAGCAGCCATCGGAAACATCCAGGGCGGGATCATTGACTGGTTCGTCTTTGGGGTACTCCAAGGGGCTCAGACCAAATGGTATTTGTATCTGCTTGCCGGACCTGTCTTCTTCGCCATGTACTATTTCGTTTTCAGTTTCATCATTAGCAAATTCAATGTCATGACACTTGGGAGAAGGGACTCCGACTTCAGCGAGGAGGAAGAAACTTCAGCATTCGTGAGCGTAACAGATCAGGATAGAGCTACTGCGATAAATATCATAGAAGGCCTGGGTGGTCTTGACAATATCGTGGATGTGGACAACTGCATCACGAGACTCAGAGTTGAGGTCAAGGATGGAAACCTCATCAAAGAGGACCTCATCAAGAAGACCCAACCGAATGGTATCGTCAGACCAGATGCCAACACTATTCATGTAGTTTACGGCGGAAGAATCACCAAAATCAGAAACATCGTGGACAACTATATCTATGAGCTGAGAGCAAATAAAACAGAATAAGGCACTACCGGTGAAGGCACAGAATATTTTGTGCCTTCACTCTAATATTCTCTATTCGTCAAATGTAACAGATCAATTCAAAATATATCAGGAGGAGAGAGATGCAAGAACCATTATTCATGCGACCGAAGCTACAGGAAAAAATATGGGGTGGAACCAAATTACACGATATCTACGGATATGAGATTCCCTCTGATCACACGGGGGAATGTTGGGCAATCAGTGCGCATCCGGATGGCGTCGGTAGCATCGGAAACGGCGATTATGCTGGCTTACCATTGGACGCTCTTTACGAAAAGCATCCGGAATTATTCGGTAACCCTAAATCTGTGGTATTCCCTTTGCTGACGAAAATCATCGATGCCACCGAAGACCTCTCTGTTCAAGTGCATCCAGATGACAGCTATGGTCTGAAATATGAAGGTGAATTGGGCAAAACGGAATGTTGGTATATCATCGATGCTGATGAAGATTCCGAAATCGTCTATGGACATAATGCCAAAACAAAAGACGAATTTTCCGGATTGATCGCTGACGGTAAATGGGACGACTTGCTGCGCCGTGTGAAAGTGAAGGCTGGCGATTTCTTCTTTGTGCCGAGCGGAACCATCCATGCAATCGGTGCAGGCATCATGATTTTGGAAACCCAACAAAGCAGCAATACGACTTACCGTGTCTATGACTACGGCCGAAAGGATGATGCAGGGAATGAACGTGACCTGCACATTGAACAGTCCATCGCGGTTGCTACAATCCCTCATCAGGATCCCGTCAATCATTTCAAAGTCAGAACAGAAGCCGACAATAGCGTAACGACCTTCATCGAAAGTGAGTATTTTAATGTCTGCAAATGGGATATCCATTCCAAGATGACCTTCACCAAAGATGCTCCTTATACACTAGTCAGCGTTATCGAAGGGACCGGGAACATCACGGTATCCGAAAAAGTGTATGCTTTGAAAAAAGGCGATCATTTCATTTTGCCTTCATCGGTGGATTCGTGGACACTGTCCGGATCGATGCAATTGATTGCGTCCACCCCAGGATACAAAAGTCTGTAAGAATAAGCGAAGGACAAACAAAAGGTAAACAAAAATCAGAAAGAGGCGAGAGCATGTTTGACTTTTTAAAAAAAAATAAAAAAAGAGATGTGTTTGATAGAGCGGTAGCTTTATTTTCACCGGTTAACGGGACCGTGATCCCTATCATAGAGGTTTCAGATCCTGTTTTTTCGCAAAAAATGATGGGTGATGGATTTGCTGTTGTTCCAACCGATGGGGATATTTATTCCCCTGTAGAAGGGAAGGTATTAAGTATCTTTCCCACGAAACATGCACTCGGCATCGAATTGGATAACGGATTGGAATTGTTGTTGCACATGGGCTTGGACACGGTGGAATTGAACGGCAAACCTTTTGAGATTTTTGTGAAAGAAGGTCAAGCGTTACTGTCAGATACATTAATTGCCAAAGTTGACTTAGAGCAGTTAGAGGAATCCGGGAAAGAGAATGCGATGGTTGTCGTTATAACAAACATGGATAAAGTGAAAAATTACAGTTTGGCTGTAACGGGTAAAACGACTGCGAAAACAAAAGTTGGAAGTGTCACATCAGTATGATTTCTGTATAGGGTGAGCAAAGTGTAAATTTTCGAGGAGAAAGAGTTGCGTGAAAAAATAAAGAAAGGGGAGCCTACTCAAAAGATATCCAAAAAAGCAAAAACGCGCGGTGTGCTGAAGGAGAATTTTTCAGTCGGATACAGCACTGTGGAATGTCAAGTTTGCTTTGAGTAGCAAAGGACGATGGACAAGGACATAAAAGTTGTCATAGCGGCAGACTCCTTTAAAGGGAGTGCCTCTACGATTGAAGTAGAAGAATACATTGAACGCGGCATCAATAAAGTGGGCCGATCAGTAGCTATCGTCAAAGTACCGGTCGCTGATGGCGGCGAGGGCACCGTTGATGCCCTAGTGATCGGTTGTAAAGGAACGTACAGATATGCAGACGTGACAGCGCCGCAAGGGAACAGGATAAAGGCGAAATTCGGTATCATCCATGACCATATTGCAGTTCTTGAGATGGCCGAAGCATCAGGACTTGCTTTAGTCGATGTAGAAAAAAATGATATCTATACAGCGACAACCTACGGGACGGGTGAATTGATTCAATCAGCGTTGGATTGCGGCGTCCAGGAGATCTATATCGGCATCGGCGGCAGCGCCACGAATGATGGCGGGGTCGGAATGGCGCAAGCTTTGGGTATATCCTTTAAGGATGCCGATGGAAATGAAATCCCGCTTGGAGCAACCGGCTTGGGGAATATTGAGACGATCGATGTCAGCGAAATCGATCCCCGCCTGAAAGATGTGAAGATCACCATTTTGTCCGATGTTACCAACCCGCTTTGCGGCGAGAATGGTGCTTCCTATATCTATGGCCCACAAAAAGGCGCATCGAAGGAAGATGTAAAGAAATTGGATGCTTCGTTGTTGCACTACGGAGAAGTAATCCGATCACAATTAGGCATCGACATCATCGATAAACCCGGTGCAGGGGCGGCCGGAGGATTGGGTGCTGGGCTGATG harbors:
- a CDS encoding PTS transporter subunit EIIC, with product MSNFKKNFQSFGKSLLFPISLLSFMAIFLGLAAALQNQNIIATLPFLENTGLQTVLGLIRKLAALPFGQLPLLFAMSIPLGMVKRDKGVAVYAGTVGYIAMLIGMSYVLSVQGNTADTTSVAYLMETGGLSQVDATLQNALFTNVLGIFVYNTNVIGGIIAGLMAVYLHNKYRETELHASLTFFSGQRFVPIVTALVMVVIGILLTFVWPLVNNVIIMMGKLISESGLFGVFLYGFTEKIINPTGLHHILNQTFRFTALGGVETIDGQTLVGALQIYLYQLDNQLEFSKNATAFLAQGKILHMVFGMPAVVLAMYRTALPEKRDKVLKFFLAGVTASILTGITEPIEFTFIFISPILWVVNAIFAGLAFLVPAMFGAAIGNIQGGIIDWFVFGVLQGAQTKWYLYLLAGPVFFAMYYFVFSFIISKFNVMTLGRRDSDFSEEEETSAFVSVTDQDRATAINIIEGLGGLDNIVDVDNCITRLRVEVKDGNLIKEDLIKKTQPNGIVRPDANTIHVVYGGRITKIRNIVDNYIYELRANKTE
- a CDS encoding PTS glucose transporter subunit IIA produces the protein MFDFLKKNKKRDVFDRAVALFSPVNGTVIPIIEVSDPVFSQKMMGDGFAVVPTDGDIYSPVEGKVLSIFPTKHALGIELDNGLELLLHMGLDTVELNGKPFEIFVKEGQALLSDTLIAKVDLEQLEESGKENAMVVVITNMDKVKNYSLAVTGKTTAKTKVGSVTSV
- the manA gene encoding mannose-6-phosphate isomerase, class I; translated protein: MQEPLFMRPKLQEKIWGGTKLHDIYGYEIPSDHTGECWAISAHPDGVGSIGNGDYAGLPLDALYEKHPELFGNPKSVVFPLLTKIIDATEDLSVQVHPDDSYGLKYEGELGKTECWYIIDADEDSEIVYGHNAKTKDEFSGLIADGKWDDLLRRVKVKAGDFFFVPSGTIHAIGAGIMILETQQSSNTTYRVYDYGRKDDAGNERDLHIEQSIAVATIPHQDPVNHFKVRTEADNSVTTFIESEYFNVCKWDIHSKMTFTKDAPYTLVSVIEGTGNITVSEKVYALKKGDHFILPSSVDSWTLSGSMQLIASTPGYKSL
- a CDS encoding glycerate kinase, which produces MDKDIKVVIAADSFKGSASTIEVEEYIERGINKVGRSVAIVKVPVADGGEGTVDALVIGCKGTYRYADVTAPQGNRIKAKFGIIHDHIAVLEMAEASGLALVDVEKNDIYTATTYGTGELIQSALDCGVQEIYIGIGGSATNDGGVGMAQALGISFKDADGNEIPLGATGLGNIETIDVSEIDPRLKDVKITILSDVTNPLCGENGASYIYGPQKGASKEDVKKLDASLLHYGEVIRSQLGIDIIDKPGAGAAGGLGAGLMAFCDAESYSGIEKVLSILDIESHFRDADLVITGEGRIDAQSLYGKAPVGIARMAKKYKLPVIAIVGSSGDDLGPIYETGIDLILDIVNKPMQLAEAIANTETLITNTGESAFRAFLLSRNAVGLALS